The sequence below is a genomic window from Corvus cornix cornix isolate S_Up_H32 chromosome 1, ASM73873v5, whole genome shotgun sequence.
AGACCAAATACTGAGGGAATCACATTTTCTGCCAGCCTATGTCATGGCAGAAGGGCTGTGGTGCAGGTGGACTGCTCACCTTGCTATGCCTCagctgagaggcagcagcacttctgtCTCTGTGGGGGTCAGGTCGAGGGATGTGAGCAGATGGTTGGTGCTACAGGACTCCCTTGAATATTTACGATGGCACTGGCTGTGGGAAACAGGGGAGCCAGTACCAGGGTTGGGTCCAGCACTAAGTACCCCTGTCAGCCTCAGGTCTGAAGGCTACCAGCATTACTCTGTGGCCTTTTGCCTTTGTGAGCAGGAGTGTGGCAGCCATTGCTACAGTCCCTGAACCACAAAACAGCGCTCCTTCCTCTTCAAGATGCGCGCAAAACAAGGGATGCAAAAAGGCACGTGCCAGTGGCTTCTGCAACTTGATGTTGGCAGTGCTACCCATGGACATACTGCACAGCTGccactccttttttttgctgGCCTTGCCAAATCCTACTCATCCTGTTTGCCTGTGTTCCTTCCTCCCAGACGCTCCATCTCCTGTTCCCTTTCTTGAAGAGGCTGCATCTCTTTAAAGGCTTCGGCTGCCTGCCAGTCTGTTCTCTCTcatcccagttccctcagctttGTCTGAGGAAAGCATCTGGCTTTCCTAAGGGCTGGtttcttcagctgttttccagcacatAGTACTACTGAAGTTGACATTACTTTGTAGACAGTTCCATTTTAGTCCAGGAAGGGCAGTATAGAAAGCTCAGGACAGATTTGTAGATTCTGCTGACTTCCTGCAAGATGCTGGCTACATCAATATCTCCCCTGATCACCTCATCAAAAGACAAATCAGATGTTCTCCTGTGGAAGGAGGGAGCAATGAGCACAAAGCATTGCTACAAAGCCACCTTCATGTCCTGTTGCAACACATCCACCAGCCCAGAAAGGCAGTCAGCTCAAGAGCACAAGGTATCacacagagagcacaggaaCAGGTCCAGGAACTCTGGCCAAGGACCTTGAAACCACTCCTTCCTTTGTGAAAGTCTGTGCTGGGCCATTACATATAAGGGCTCCAGTTTTTAGATCTTTTCTTGATCAGCAACCTGCAAATCAATCTACTCTGCACGTACAGGCAGTAAGATACATCCTGTCCTGCAGAGCCTCTGGCATGAACAGCCATTGCCTTTCCCAGCGCACTGGCCACTCCCTTGGGCCAGAAAATGCTTTACACTGTAGCAGAAGGATAGGGAAGACAGAAAGCTGGTTAATCTTGAGCTGTCTGGCAGACCCAAAggcttttatttataatttcctTACCTTTGGTCCTCACTAAACATTCCTAGATTTTCAGGCTTCAGAAGTTTGAAATAATCCTGGTTAACCAGATAACCCCTTCTCATCCAAACCTGCTTCCCAAAGTGCTCTGCAAGATGTTCAGATACACAAATAGCTGTGAACAGAGCAGGCTTTCTCCAAAGATTTTGTAATGATGGGGAGTAAGcaaagccaggagctggaggagttGTGTCAGAAGCACAGAGCATTCCACTGTGTTGCACCTTCACCTTACCAATGTAATTAAATCATACAGACGACAGATGTAGACTTAACCAGGCAGTTCATCATCACCTCATTGTGAGGCAGGAAAGGTATTGCTTTTCCAAGTCAGTATGTCCCCAGGGAAGAGACTGTGTACTCTGACAGACACCATTCACGTTGGCAACATCAACAGGGAAGCAAGAACATTTTGCTGCATCATTTTTGTGCCAGCACCAACTTTGCCAGTCCAGATCCAACTTTTCAAAGGGATAtaaattaattctctttttgtttgaaaagtcCTGTCATGCCTACAGAATGTGCATAAGAAAGGATGGTAACATGTGCTCGAACATCTTCAATAGTCTGAAGGAGTGCTGCATTAGCAGAAAAGAGATGAGGTCCCAAGTGAATTATGTAGATCACTCCAGAGTACTACAAATAAAACCATTAAACTGGCCTGCACCATCATCTATTTCATGTATGCCTTCCACATCACAGAGGAAACATCCCTGAAATTACTGAGATAAAGGTTTAAACATTTTATTGGAGCCCTTTGTCTGCCAACTCAGGTTACGTATCACGAAACAGGgttcaggattaaaaaaaaaaagctactcAATGCTTAAAAGCACCTCTGAAACACACCTGGAACTGATTTTTCTATGCATAAAAATCCCATGATCTGAAAGCCCTCTGAACCTTAGAGATGTAGAAATAAATTGAACACTCTGCTGGGACACTTCCAGTCTTGGGCAGCTCCCGCAATCCTGCGGAGCCACAGAGGAGCAGACCTAGAACTGGTCAGACAGGCTGGATACACTCTGTGTGTCTGGGACACTGTGTCCTAGTGATTTACAAGATGGGGTGGATAAACAGCAGGAGGGGAGTGGGAAATGACAAAgctgaaggaaaggagaaaacatttttgtaaaaaaccaatttgattttttttccttaatacaTTTCAAAGCATACCTGTGAAACTGCTAAAGAGCCTGCAACATTTAAACAGATCTGAAAGAAGGAAGTTACTGAACAGAATACTGATGGTCAGAAAGGCACAGGACTTAACATGAGGCCCTGCCAGATATTCTCATCAGCATGAAaggtttttctttattaagGGGAAGATTACACTAAAAGTTCCTAAGGAAAAGATATTCAAGGGTCTAATGTAACACACCATCTTTTTTTGcattctgctctgctcttttatATTCTGCCCTTTGGGGATGGATGGCAGCCAAGGATGTTTTTGCAGTCTTCTGTGCTTAGTGAAGTTAATTTAGCACAGACATTTTTCCACTCCttattaatttcaattttcacTTCTCCATGGAAAGTTTAGCTTTCTTCATGCAGTTTTGATCCCCGTATTAGGGCAGGAAttctgtttttgaaagaaattagaTCTCtgcatggaaataaataaactttCTAAATTAGCATGAAAAATGTTGCTGATTTTTTACAGTGTGAATTAAGAGGATTGACATATTGAGAAGTTGTATAAATACAACACATTAAGATGGTTTCAGGGTTAgtgatgtttgtgtttgttaGACAGTGAATAGGTGTAGCTGGTCAAATTCTGCCCAGTagaaaatggtttatttttgcaGCCATGgtacacatgtgcacacacataaaAGCTAAGCAGAGAACTGTAACAGGAAAGCCTAATGGGTatgactgggaaaaaaacataacACGGCAGTATGGAAGGATTGGAAAGCCAAAGAAGAGAAGGGTGGGTTACTGAGAATAGCATGTTATTGGCACTTGACTTAGCAGACCACTAAGATCCCAGTACAGCTAAGTTTATCTCTTCGGGACATCCAGGCtcagagataaagaaaaattaacaaatccTAATGATTCACAGAGGTGGGGCAGGATGGGGAGACTGACTGATCACACGTAGCTCCTAAAAGGTATAAAACAGCACTTCCAAAACTAGCATAAGGTTACCAGCCTCTGAATTATACAGGAAACATGAGGAGGACACAACCACCACCATCCCTTACCCTCCATGTCATCACAGAGCATCCCTGACTGACCTCTTGGACACAGCTACCTTGGCGCCCGAGCGCTGGGCTGGCTGAGTCATTTCAGTGATTGCACGGATATAGGAGTGTCAGTGAATGAGAAGTTGCAACACCCATCCCCTCCCAAAAGATTTTGCACAGGCACTTGCAATATTGCAGAAACAGGCACTGCAGAAACAAGCATTGCAAGGTCCCATGCACCACCACTGCATTCCTCTTGAAAGAAGCATAAACCACTTTTGTTTCATTAGAATTCCTGCTCTTTAAGCTAGGCAGACATACAGCATACCTCATGCTGTATGCCCAGGACACCATCTCCAAGTTTCCCAGTGCTGCATCAATTTTAACAACCACAAGGTACCACTTGGAGTGAGGCCAATAATCCTGTGTTTTATGTTGTTTCTGTGGCTGAATGATTCTCTGTAATCCCCGTTTGAAGACAACAGTAGAGCAGtatttgcagcatttctttAGGATCCTGTGGAACAGAATTTTAGTTAGTGCAACACAGTGAATAAGGCTGGATTGGTAAAAAGGACGGTGACAACCTTGTTTGTGTAGCTGCCCAAAGAGACAGGGAAACTAAAAACCTCTTATGGTCTATGTTAAAGTCATTCTGATGGGAGGTATTAAATCTTAAAGCATTGCAgaaattgtgaagaaaaaactATGGATTAATCCTTAATGGCTTTAAGGCCATTAAGTGTAGCATTTTTTCAAGCTTAATTCAGGTAGTGGAGTTCCTATGGGGAGAGGGACAGGCAGCTGCTTTCAACACTTCCAAGTCAATTATGACAttctttcaaagcaaattatttgGAACTCTGCTCCATGATAAGATCCTACTCCTAGATAATGTCCTCCATCAGGCTGCTAGGTCAAGTTTTCAGGAGACATCTTGATTCCAAGCTCTCTCGTACACCACCTCTGTCACACATTGAGGAGCCAGCGTAAcaaataataaatttcttttattgttgctttgtaatataaaattattaaatccaTGATTCCACAGTAAGGGccagtaaaaaaccccaactgagTAACAGGAATGTGACATAACTcagtcatattttaaaaaaaaggagacaaaataatgttttctaaaGGCCCTTTCCTATGACACATCCCTTCCACAGCTCCACCTCACAGGGACAGTTGTGTAGTCTGCTCTGTGACCAGCGCTACGGTGGCTGGAAAGAACAGTACAGACATTGTCACCCATGTGCTAACACGGGAGTGAAATCTGGAAAAGGCAcagagagtttaaaaaaatctctacaGCAGGACATGGAttaaacactttcttttctctctggctCTAATGTCACTGAATGGGACTCCTGAGGCAGcggtgttcaaggccaggccGAGGTGGAGGGCTTCTTCCAGGCCAAAGAACATCCTGCACTGCAGGTGGCCTGAGAGAGGAGTAAACACATAGTCCCTTGTGCCACCGGACACAGCAGCACTTCCACTTAGTTCTTTCCAAGGACACAGATGCTGGCAATGGCTACAAGGTCAGCGGGTTAGACTGAGGTGAGTTTTCTGACCAAGGAGATACGTGATGAGACACTAAGACACCACTAGGTTTTTCTAGAAAACTCATTACTGTCAGGTATGGAACAAGAGTCCCAAACAGCTGCTGAGCCTCCAGGCAGCTGGATTAATTTTAAGTATATGCCCTGCTTTATCCTCAGTCACAAGTTCAGTAACTCTGTCCTTGCACATGGGAAACCAACAGCGAGTACCTGAAAACAAAGTTATCCATACTGGTCTTACTGGTGAACTGTCCAGGCTCTTCCATCCACCAAGAATACACCGAGCCAGCTAACCAAAAGAGATATTTGAAAAACGTCCCTCCCCACCAGGAAGTGAGATCTTCTTCAAGCATCTCCTTCAGGTCCctccaggaaggaaaaaaggcattttcctaCTGACAGGTCCAGGTGATACCGTGCCACTGGAGGAGGATGCAGCCTGCAACCTCCTCTGTCCTCTCTGAAGTCATTGGCTCAGCGTCGCATTTGCTGGGCCTTGCAGCGCCTGCCTGAAGACAAGCTTCTTGAGTTGGTCCAGTTTACTGTCCCTTAAGGCATCCTGAATGGCACTGAAGAAACCAAAGTAGTGCTGGAAGTTGTGCATCATGAGCAGGACACCGGCCAACAGTTCATTGGTCACCAGGAGGTGATGGACGTAGGCACGAGTGTGCCTCTGACAGCAGTAACAGCTGCATCCTTCCAGCAAAGGACCAAAATCATCGTGGTATCTAAGGAAGAAGCAATGTTGGGTAACATCAGAGGTAAGACACATTCAAGCAACAAACAGTACCTAGTTACCACCTGGCCTTTTACTGGGACCTGAGCATTGAAGCCCTGAGGTCCTTAATTCAGATTTGGTGACAACTCAGACCAGCACCACTGGCACAAAGGACTTCAAATATCAGAgacggtttgggttggaagggaccttaaagatcatgcaGTTCCCATACCCTGCCATGGTGTGGAACCATGGCTGCTGAAAGACCCAGGTCTCCTCATGCCAGAACTCACTTCAGAGCCAAAAGGCCACACATTTAAGTCAGAATAACTCTGACTACATCACAGCTAACAGCAGAGAGAGGCCTTATCTGTGCCTTCCctggcagaaaagcagcagtgcaagACAGCTATCACATAGTTTATGAAGGAGAAAGCCACCAAAACCACAGATTAACTAATCCCACTATTCACAAAACAGTATTCCCCTCTTCCGTGAGATGCACCATTTCACAAAGTGGAGAGAATAAAGCAACACAACTGTCTACTCAGACAGTCTGGAAGTACCTGtggcaaagagaaggaaggacaaGTGGTAACAATGGCCAAAGTTTTTGTGAAGTATCCAGAAATGGCAGAACTGATCTGCAGCTGCCCAAACTGAGTCAGACAGCAGAGGGTCTCCATAGCTTAAATACAATCTAGTATCTCAAGATGACCCAAGTTAGATGTGGAAGACCAAAGTGATTCCAAGACCACCCTTGTGAACCTACGGTCTTTCAGCTGAGACATAATTATGACCACAAAATGTTTGCTGGATAAATGATCAGAAAACCCCTGGTTCTAGATCAAGCAAAAGACAGTGCTTTCAGAGATAGGCTGTTGCCTGATAACAAGCCAGAATGCTTGTCCAACACTCTCCACTCAATGTCCAAAGTACTCTCTTCAACAGCTTCATGTTTTACAAAGTCTCTCATCCAGCTGCTGACCAgctgcaaataaatacaaaggaGAAAAGCATCATATTTAGTGATACAGCTGCAGGTACCCTCCTCACTAACTCACAtactttttgtctttcagaaatatCTCAAATGGTGTCATTTCTGGGTCAGCTTCAGAGACTTCATCCTGGTCTTCTTGAGCACCATTCTTCTCCAGGTCCTGGGCCCAATTTTGTGTTAAAACTGcttaaattaaaaagacaacACCCTTAGAACAGAGAGAAAGGGCAGAGCAAGGGTAGCAACCTTGGAGTAGATATTTCTGCTAGTCTCTTGCCAAATGAAAACTCCTGCTGCAAGTTTCCACCTCTTTCTTCTAGAAACCAGGCATTTTACTTTAATTGCCTTAAGTTAGTTAACACAAATACACTTTTAGATGATTAAAACAGCAAGAGACAAGTGAAAACTAATCAACTGAAACTAATCAAAAGTTAGAGCTGAAACAACAGTATAACTTTTTGCTGCTCTATTGAGCTGAATTCTTTATAAAACATCAAAAGTATTTTGTCTGAACTGCATGCTGAATAGAATGCAATCACCTGAACAAATGGATTTTATTGAGACTTTGTTAGAGTCGACAGGCAACTCATCTGCATTCAATCATTCTACTTCCCATACTGTGATCAGACTCAGGGATTTAGATgcctcttgtttttttttaaaaaaaaaccctggaatcAAAAGAGGCTGGTAGCACTAATTCAGAAGAGGGAGGTTCCACATCTGCCTTTTCAGCAGctatctgaaaaataaagaaccaTCTCATAATTTTGcaggtttgcatttttaagtttgCTCTTAAGGAGAAGGAGATGTATCTGGAAATACCATATTACTGTTTGCATAATCCATGCCTATTGTGTTTAAAACAGACACAGGCCAAAACTACTGCCATTACCCAGACCCTTATAATTTAAGAATAAAGTGAGACAAgataaacaacaacaaacaaagagaagggttaaaaataaagcagcaagcACAAAGAAACAAGATGTTCTGTTCTATTCAGCTGGCTCTGAATTATCCAGGCATGAAAAGCCACCAGGTTCTACCCAagagtaaaaatgtaaaatgtttccctgtattaaaaatacttaataggccaaaacaaaacagctgctTGAAACACATTTGCTAGGTGCTTTAATGAGTGATACACATTTCCATCTCACAGTGTAATGAGTTATGAACAgagcattttggttttgataCAAACCCATGAATGcaaggacagagagaaaaactgcCCAAATAAACTGGAAACTTCTGACAGCtagaaaaaataacttcaaaatatattattacAACAGACACATATTCAGTTAATTCTACAGATCGCTTAATAGGTCCAGCCTTCACTGCTAATGGTAACAGAAAATTTGCCAATGGTGTCAAATTAAAACCCCTCTGTTCAGGAGgtgtttcagaaatatttagtCATCATATTTTGGCTAATGAGACATTCAGAGGCCTCAAGTTTTACTCAACAGATTTCACACCAAAGTACTCCACCTTAAAAAGAACACTTGGTAGTGGAATCCCAGTTTTTCCAGTGGTCACTGCACTTATTTCAGGAACAAAGCCCTCAAATACAGATTGCTCCCAAGTATGAATTATGCTTGCCACAatgtaaaatgcaaaatctgTAAGTACCATCAAAAATCCTACCTGTTGCTTCAGGGTCTGGATGGAAGTCATAACTGAAAACCAAGGCACACCCTCTCTCAGTCACTTGGAAGGGAAAGAAGCTCTCAAAAATGTCCACTCCCCTTTCAATGCACTCAAGCACCTCATCTGGTCTGCCTACACCATGAATGATTCTGCAGGAGACACACAAGAAGACAAATCTACAATACTCTGAGGAGAAGCAAGCAGGTACCTGaaggaaaagacctccaggTCATGTGCAGCATGTGTAGCTTATCTCTGGAACTGCTAATCAGAAGGTCAGGGGGCACAACAGTCATCACTCAGAATTCCACGTGCTTCCATTTCCCCACCTCCAACCTATCCACTACATAGCtggatttcacttttttccatttggaagACAGCAATAATCcctcattttctgcagaaaaaccCCATTCTGTTCATTGTGTTTGAAGTGATTTGTATGTGATTTCTTTCGCATGCACATAAATACAACTAGATTCAAAACATCTGTGCCATAGAACAGATATTTTCCTTAATCACATTTGTGCCCCAGTGAACTACCAATTCCCAGACACATGGACCCTTTTGCTTGTCAGCTGTTTAGAAGACAAGTCTAAAAAGAGTCTCAACAGAGACAGCAGTAGATGGCTGTCAAAGATACAAGTCCTTCAGGTGACAGACACGTCATATTGCACTTGGAAAACTGCCCGAGGGAGAATGCACTAATGAGAAACATcattagaaagagaaaacttcCTTGCTTTAGTCTTCCCTTCTCTTTACACTCTACTTGCTCAAATGATTTACCCAAAAACGTGGGCTGTAACATCTCCTGAGACACAGCATTAGGAGCCAGGAACAGCCTGGCTGGATTGCCATCAATGGTAATAGAGATCCTGATGGCAGCCAAATTTAGTTGGCAGCTTCACCAAGGGTGGGTGAAGTGTAAGAGAGTAGAGCAgtgcctgctctcctgcaggtgCATAGCTGGGCTGAAAGCAGTAGAAGTTAATGTAGGGCAATGAGCTAAACAGATAATTAGGAAAACACACAGGGGCTGATAAATGAAGTCACAAGGTGCCATTTTTAGTCACTTTTCTAAGTACTCCAATTAAATTGATGAGCACAGAATAAGGATAGGAGAAGTTTACAGCATGAGTGTTTTATGTTTCAGGCTCCCGTGACAGGGAGAAAATGATATGCAAAAGTCAAAACAGTAGctctatatatatatgatcAAAGCTTTGTTGAAACTCATCTCTGCACAGGTAAGGACAAACATTTGTTCTTGCAAGGGTTCCTATGCtattggaaaggaaaacaaattttatcaAGAGACTTCAGCACCTTTAGATACATGAAAGGACTCTTTATAAAGAGTACATTCATAAGATCATTTTACCATCACACAAAAAGCAGCCACTTCTTGAGTGAAGCACAGAAAGTGCTTGTCTTCCAGAGAATTTCACATTGCGGTAGAACAGGGCTGAAAAACAACTTCTCCAGCCAGAATGGCAAGGGTGATTCAGGAGCAAGGACTGCCTGAAATTCACTTGAGGTACTTCCAAGAGCCCCTGGGGCTAACCAGCTCTCTTCCTATCAAGAGGTCAGAAACAGTTGTCTTAACAAGACAAGCAAACAATTTGATAGATGAGGCAGATGCACTGGTAGCCACTGAGGTTAGATGAGCAGATTGGACTCTAATGCTCCCAGGGGATCTTTTAAGTAGCTCAACCAGACAGGATGGCAACGACACAGCAAGCCTTCTAATTGTCAGGAAAATTCAAACCCCAGGCACCACTAAGCAAGAACAAGCTGGAACACCAGGCACAGTgcttttgcatttaatttccttttaaacacCATTAGGTCAGAGCAATGCTCTGCtagcagagggaagcaggaacACAGTGGGGCCTCTGTCATTCTCTTCAGGAAACCATGAAAAAAGCAACCATATTATTTCTGTAGCAGTTGCTCTGGTAATAGCAATCCAGCAAGCTCAACCCAATTAAGATACCGCTACACTTCTGAACCACTAGCAAATATTAGCACACGTTTTCAACAAGTCTTTAGTTACTGTTAGTCAGTTATAAGGATCAAGAAAGCTGCCACTCCTGTCCACTCCCTGGCATGGGTCTGATGGGCACACTAACAACTCAGATATGCAGTAAGCCCCACACAGTCCAAGAAGAGAATACCACTGTTCTGGGTCAGGCTGCACCACCCCAGGCAGTGCACAGGCTCAGTGCCTCAGGTATGAGGACAGAGCTGACTACCAAGATCGTGTAGCAAGCACTGGCTagctctgccagcacccctCTCTGCCATCCTCCAGTTCAGACCACAGAAGCTAGAAACATGACAGTTTTACTGAGAAGTCCCTGCAAAATATCTAGGTCATAACATTCTTGTTTGAGCTGAACTTCAAGTAAATCACGGCCTCCAAGATCAAATGCAAGTAACTCTGAAGTATCCTACCTGTAACTCTTCCTAAAAATGTAAGGATGACAAATGTGGAGAACACTCAAACCCACAGCATGAGCAAAGCCTGGTGCCAGTTGCAGCTAAAAACTGAAACAAGTGATGAAGACTGCAGCCTGACAGTGGTAAAATTTATGCAGcctggcacacacagagctgtgcaatACAGCGATTATTTCCTACAGGGAAACTGCACAGCAGCCTGTCAATGCTGCTCGTAATAGGACAGATGGATTTCTTGGGATGTTGCCCACACAACTTACCTTGGTTTATCCTCTGGCAGCTCCGCTGTGACAGAAGCTATCAGTTTCAACTTGGTTTCCTTGGCCATGGCACTTCCCTGGAAGCCATCTAGCAGAAAACCACCCACAGGCCGCTTGGCAGTCTCCCTGGCTGATCTGAGTCTCTCTTCCAAGATATCTCCACCTTCAATTGCCCCAAACATTACACTTCCTTGTAGTTCCTGTCCCAGGAGAAAGCTACAAGTATTAGAGCATGCTCTGCCAAAGACATGAGAGACATCTCACAGCCCAGACTTCAGATGCCTGCTACTTAAGCCCCACATTCCCAGGAACTTGCCAGAACCACAGGATTTCATCTCATTTAAGACTACTCTCCACACAACACTGTGAAGTTCATGTGTAAGAAAGGAGACTAGTAGAGACAAGATTCTGCTCCTTGCCTTGACACTGACTCACTGAGAATTTTGATGCCACTCTTCCCACCTCCCTACAGAAGGCAATAACCACACACCATCTTTGTACATGGCTTTTTATGGATGCAGTCTCAGCAATAGATGTGTTAGTGCAAAATACAAAGCAGGGGCCATTATCCTGGCTGTCAGACACCAGATCTCACAAGGAACTCCCTTTCAGGAGATACAAATATCAACTCCTGTCACCTGTTTTCCCTTGCAGTGCAGACTCAGATAGTATATCTCCTTTCACCAAAAGGAAGTTTCAAAGCTgctggaagaaataaagaatagcACTAACTCTATCAAATCCTCCTTCACTTGGAGCCAAGGGGACTTCAGAGCAGAAAGATGGGTTTTCTCAATCTGAGTAAGAAGATTCCACTTTGCCCATGCATCTAATAATACAGCAAGTGAAAGAAATGCATCACAgtccaaaagcagaaagaaaaaaccaaaaaagtagTTCTTCTCAGCTGATAGAGATGAGGGGTAACCCTGGTGCAGAAGACAATTTActagaggaaggaaggaaaactcACTGTGTTACTGGTTATACCTCACTCTGGACTGTAAGCTGGGCATTCTCTGATACACACATGTGACCTCATTTCCTACTAAATCACATCCTGGGGCTGGTCCAGCACGCAGCACAGACCAAAACACAGTTGCAGTGCTGGTGCCTCAGTACTTTGGGGACCTTACCGGTGATTTTTCTTGCAGCTGAAGGCATATATCCAAGAAGGAAAGTGACCTATCCACAGACTTCTTGGCTCTTTTTCTACCAGCTTCCCCAGAAATGGTGTCTCCATCAGAGATGCACTGGAACCAGTCTGGCTGGATGGCCCGCTGGATGTCCATGAACTTGGAAGCTGTCACTTCCATGCGCCCTGAGCTTCCCCACAGGGAGACCGTCTGTGTAAGAAGAACAGGGATGAACATCAGTTGCAAGGGATAGCAGATCTTAAGggtgaaaagagagaaggaattgGTCTGGTGAAACACCAGATACTGGAATGATATCTCATTAGATAAGTTGTCCTGGGGCATGGCTCAGATAATCAGCTGCACTTGGCACAATGAGTGAAAGGAGCTAAATGACTGAACTGGAATTTCTAAGATACTATGGTGAAACCATCCCACTCAACACTGACTTCTCCATGTTAGAAAATGTGAGAGAGAGCAGCTGGCCTCTCATCACACACAATTTAGTGGCAGaattggggaagaaaaaaaagcttgaattCCAACCAAACTTATGTTGCCACAAAAGTAAGCAAAGGCttataaaaagcagcaaaggctgCAATGGCAAATACAGCTCGCCAGTTTCCTGTACAAAATGCAAACCCAAGAAACTATTTCCTCTTCTGAGCAGTTAACTCTTGCCACACATGTGAATGTACATGTATATGTAAACCATACAGACTGGGAAGAATACAAAAGCTTGT
It includes:
- the QTRT2 gene encoding queuine tRNA-ribosyltransferase accessory subunit 2 isoform X1; amino-acid sequence: MRLKLLGAGGGRLGSLAGLGRSGAGALALPGCLLYTRSGAAPHLTHDSLREVRGVPGVAQLALPALAEIQDVLEEYKEGAAKFIGMPDAVLYCSLHDPVTPCPSGYNTNKTVSLWGSSGRMEVTASKFMDIQRAIQPDWFQCISDGDTISGEAGRKRAKKSVDRSLSFLDICLQLQEKSPELQGSVMFGAIEGGDILEERLRSARETAKRPVGGFLLDGFQGSAMAKETKLKLIASVTAELPEDKPRIIHGVGRPDEVLECIERGVDIFESFFPFQVTERGCALVFSYDFHPDPEATAVLTQNWAQDLEKNGAQEDQDEVSEADPEMTPFEIFLKDKKYHDDFGPLLEGCSCYCCQRHTRAYVHHLLVTNELLAGVLLMMHNFQHYFGFFSAIQDALRDSKLDQLKKLVFRQALQGPANATLSQ
- the QTRT2 gene encoding queuine tRNA-ribosyltransferase accessory subunit 2 isoform X3, whose protein sequence is MPDAVLYCSLHDPVTPCPSGYNTNKTVSLWGSSGRMEVTASKFMDIQRAIQPDWFQCISDGDTISGEAGRKRAKKSVDRSLSFLDICLQLQEKSPELQGSVMFGAIEGGDILEERLRSARETAKRPVGGFLLDGFQGSAMAKETKLKLIASVTAELPEDKPRIIHGVGRPDEVLECIERGVDIFESFFPFQVTERGCALVFSYDFHPDPEATAVLTQNWAQDLEKNGAQEDQDEVSEADPEMTPFEIFLKDKKYHDDFGPLLEGCSCYCCQRHTRAYVHHLLVTNELLAGVLLMMHNFQHYFGFFSAIQDALRDSKLDQLKKLVFRQALQGPANATLSQ
- the QTRT2 gene encoding queuine tRNA-ribosyltransferase accessory subunit 2 isoform X2 codes for the protein MRLKLLGAGGGRLGSLAGLGRSGAGALALPGCLLYTRSGAAPHLTHDSLREVRGVPGVAQLALPALAEIQDVLEEYKEGAAKFIGMPDAVLYCSLHDPVTPCPSGYNTNKTVSLWGSSGRMEVTASKFMDIQRAIQPDWFQCISDGDTISGEAGRKRAKKSVDRSLSFLDICLQLQEKSPELQGSVMFGAIEGGDILEERLRSARETAKRPVGGFLLDGFQGSAMAKETKLKLIASVTAELPEDKPRIIHGVGRPDEVLECIERGVDIFESFFPFQVTERGCALVFSYDFHPDPEATVLTQNWAQDLEKNGAQEDQDEVSEADPEMTPFEIFLKDKKYHDDFGPLLEGCSCYCCQRHTRAYVHHLLVTNELLAGVLLMMHNFQHYFGFFSAIQDALRDSKLDQLKKLVFRQALQGPANATLSQ